The Mycolicibacterium smegmatis genome has a window encoding:
- the tsaE gene encoding tRNA (adenosine(37)-N6)-threonylcarbamoyltransferase complex ATPase subunit type 1 TsaE — MGERVDGTARPATAEDTIALGAQLGAHLKAGDVVVLSGPLGAGKTVLAKGIAQAMDVEGPVVSPTFVLARVHRARQADRPAMVHVDMYRLLDEPGADLLGELDALDLDTDLEDAVVVVEWGEGLAERLSDSHLDIHIDRGSDTETRTVTWHWSRT, encoded by the coding sequence ATGGGTGAGCGGGTGGACGGGACAGCGCGGCCGGCCACCGCGGAGGACACCATCGCGCTGGGCGCGCAGTTGGGTGCCCACCTGAAAGCCGGTGACGTGGTGGTGCTGTCCGGACCGCTCGGAGCGGGAAAGACCGTGCTGGCCAAGGGAATCGCACAAGCAATGGATGTCGAGGGCCCGGTGGTGTCACCGACGTTCGTACTGGCGCGCGTGCACCGGGCCCGCCAGGCGGACCGGCCCGCCATGGTGCACGTCGACATGTACCGGCTGCTCGACGAGCCCGGCGCCGATCTGCTCGGTGAACTCGACGCGCTGGACCTCGACACCGACCTCGAGGACGCCGTCGTGGTGGTCGAGTGGGGCGAAGGCCTGGCCGAACGCCTGTCCGACAGCCACCTCGACATCCACATCGACCGCGGATCCGACACCGAGACCCGCACTGTGACCTGGCATTGGAGCCGGACGTGA
- a CDS encoding alpha/beta fold hydrolase — protein MSSVRWLAGVAGLAAVGTVAGVSIARSLTLRVSKEDPYAGEDFELLDADRSSVITTDDGVPLAVREVGPKDAKLTVVFAHGFCLRMSAFHFQRARLAEQWGDQVRMVFYDQRGHGRSGEAPPDTYTVEQLGRDLESVLAVTAPRGPVVLVGHSMGGMTVLSHARQFPQRYPARIVGAALISSAAEGVDRSPLGEILRNPALEAVRFSARYAPKLVHRTRGAARSLIAPILQAGSFGDEQVSPSVAAFAADMMHGTPIPTLVEFLHALEVHDETAALDVLAGVPTLIACGDRDLLTPVEYSREMAERLPKSELVVVGGAGHLVQLEEPEVINDALIRLVERATPSKLVALARRVRNRVRPHG, from the coding sequence TTGAGCAGCGTGCGATGGCTTGCCGGCGTGGCCGGGCTGGCCGCTGTCGGCACCGTGGCAGGTGTGTCGATCGCGCGCTCGCTCACCTTGCGGGTGAGCAAGGAAGACCCCTACGCCGGTGAGGATTTCGAGCTGCTCGACGCCGATCGCAGCTCGGTGATCACCACCGACGACGGCGTGCCGCTCGCGGTGCGCGAGGTGGGCCCGAAGGACGCCAAGTTGACCGTGGTGTTCGCGCACGGATTCTGCCTGCGCATGAGCGCCTTTCATTTCCAGCGGGCCCGCCTGGCCGAGCAGTGGGGCGATCAGGTGCGCATGGTGTTCTACGACCAGCGCGGTCACGGCCGCTCCGGGGAGGCACCGCCCGACACCTACACCGTCGAACAACTCGGGCGGGACCTGGAATCCGTTCTGGCCGTGACGGCCCCGCGCGGACCGGTGGTGCTGGTGGGCCATTCGATGGGCGGTATGACGGTGCTGTCGCACGCCCGGCAGTTCCCGCAGCGCTACCCGGCGCGCATCGTCGGCGCTGCGCTCATCTCGTCGGCGGCCGAGGGCGTCGACCGCTCCCCACTGGGCGAGATCCTGCGCAACCCGGCGCTGGAGGCCGTGCGGTTCTCTGCGCGTTATGCGCCGAAACTCGTGCACCGCACACGTGGTGCGGCGCGCTCGCTGATCGCGCCGATCCTGCAGGCGGGGTCGTTCGGCGACGAACAGGTGAGCCCGAGTGTCGCGGCGTTCGCCGCGGACATGATGCACGGCACGCCGATCCCGACGCTCGTGGAGTTCCTGCACGCGCTCGAGGTGCACGACGAGACCGCGGCGCTCGACGTGCTGGCCGGGGTGCCGACGTTGATCGCGTGCGGTGACCGTGACCTGCTCACCCCGGTGGAATACTCCAGGGAAATGGCCGAGCGGTTGCCGAAATCCGAACTGGTGGTCGTCGGGGGAGCGGGACACCTGGTGCAGCTTGAGGAGCCTGAAGTGATCAACGACGCGCTGATACGTCTGGTCGAGCGCGCGACCCCGTCGAAACTCGTCGCGCTGGCGCGCCGGGTGCGCAACCGGGTACGGCCCCATGGGTGA
- the rimI gene encoding ribosomal protein S18-alanine N-acetyltransferase, with product MSIDGTVQYTPLHKDDAARCAELESQLFGGDDPWPARAFLAELAAKHNHYIAARCDGKLVGYAGIARLGRAVPYEYEIHTIGVDPDHQGRGIGRAMMQLLLEYASGGTVFLEVRTDNEPAIKLYESLGFVTIGLRKRYYRASGADAYTMQRLPQEGPK from the coding sequence ATGAGCATCGACGGCACGGTGCAGTACACGCCGCTGCACAAAGACGACGCCGCACGCTGCGCCGAACTGGAATCCCAGCTGTTCGGCGGCGACGACCCGTGGCCCGCGCGGGCGTTCCTCGCCGAACTGGCCGCCAAGCACAACCACTACATCGCGGCCCGCTGTGACGGAAAGCTGGTGGGGTACGCGGGAATCGCACGGTTGGGCCGCGCCGTGCCGTACGAGTACGAGATCCACACCATCGGCGTCGACCCCGATCATCAGGGCCGCGGCATCGGGCGGGCGATGATGCAGCTGCTGCTCGAATATGCCTCGGGCGGAACGGTCTTCCTCGAAGTCCGCACCGACAACGAACCGGCGATCAAACTGTACGAAAGCCTCGGGTTCGTCACGATCGGACTGCGCAAGCGGTACTACCGGGCCAGCGGAGCCGACGCCTACACCATGCAACGCCTGCCCCAGGAGGGCCCGAAGTGA
- the tsaD gene encoding tRNA (adenosine(37)-N6)-threonylcarbamoyltransferase complex transferase subunit TsaD, with protein sequence MIILAIESSCDETGVGIADLRDDGTVALLADEVASSVDEHARFGGVVPEIASRAHLEALGPTMRRALDAAGIERPDVVAATIGPGLAGALLVGVAAAKAYAAGWGVPFYGVNHLGGHLAADVYDHGPLPESVGLLVSGGHTHLLHVRSLGEPIIELGSTVDDAAGEAYDKVARLLGLGYPGGRVLDELARTGDRNAIVFPRGMTGPRDDPYTFSFSGLKTAVARYVEAHPEASHADVAAGFQESVADVLTAKAVRAATDLGVSTLLIAGGVAANSRLRELAEERCAAAGLTLRVPRPRLCTDNGAMIASFAAHLIAAGAQPSPLDAASDPGLPVVKGQVA encoded by the coding sequence GTGATCATCCTGGCCATCGAGAGTTCCTGCGACGAAACCGGCGTCGGAATCGCCGATCTGCGCGACGACGGCACCGTGGCACTGCTGGCCGACGAGGTCGCCTCCAGCGTCGACGAACACGCCCGCTTCGGCGGCGTCGTCCCCGAGATCGCCTCACGCGCGCACCTTGAGGCGCTCGGACCGACGATGCGGCGCGCGCTCGACGCGGCGGGCATCGAGCGCCCCGACGTCGTCGCGGCCACCATCGGACCCGGCCTGGCCGGCGCGCTGCTGGTCGGGGTCGCCGCGGCCAAGGCCTACGCGGCAGGTTGGGGTGTGCCGTTCTACGGCGTCAACCACCTCGGCGGGCACCTGGCTGCCGACGTCTACGACCACGGCCCGCTGCCCGAGAGCGTGGGTCTGCTGGTCTCCGGCGGGCACACCCACCTGTTGCACGTGCGTTCACTCGGCGAGCCGATCATCGAGTTGGGCAGCACCGTCGACGACGCCGCGGGCGAGGCCTACGACAAAGTGGCCCGGCTGCTGGGGCTCGGCTATCCCGGTGGCCGGGTGCTCGACGAACTGGCCCGCACCGGCGACCGCAATGCCATCGTCTTCCCGCGCGGCATGACCGGTCCGCGCGATGATCCGTACACGTTCAGCTTCTCGGGCCTCAAGACCGCCGTCGCCCGCTACGTCGAAGCCCATCCCGAGGCGTCCCACGCCGACGTGGCCGCCGGTTTCCAGGAGTCGGTCGCCGACGTGCTGACCGCCAAGGCCGTGCGCGCTGCGACCGATCTCGGGGTGTCGACGTTGTTGATCGCAGGCGGCGTGGCCGCCAACTCGCGGCTGCGTGAGCTCGCCGAGGAGCGCTGCGCGGCCGCAGGGCTTACGTTGCGGGTGCCGCGTCCCCGGCTGTGCACCGACAACGGCGCGATGATCGCGTCGTTCGCCGCGCACCTGATCGCCGCGGGCGCGCAACCGTCGCCGCTGGACGCGGCCAGCGACCCGGGGCTGCCGGTCGTCAAGGGCCAGGTCGCGTGA
- a CDS encoding nuclear transport factor 2 family protein produces the protein MNPERLAHTLQITELLYRYAELVDAGDFDGVGQLLGRGDFMGVAGAEGIAALFASTTRRFPEHGNRPRTRHLVLNPIIDINGERAQARSTFVVIQNTETIALQPIVAGRYADTFALDDTGWHFTERRVDVEMIGDVSEHLMLDPDTLPK, from the coding sequence GTGAACCCCGAGCGGCTCGCGCACACACTGCAGATCACCGAGCTGCTGTACCGCTACGCCGAGCTCGTCGACGCCGGCGACTTCGACGGCGTCGGGCAGCTGCTGGGCCGCGGCGACTTCATGGGCGTCGCGGGCGCCGAGGGCATCGCCGCGTTGTTCGCGTCGACCACGCGGCGTTTCCCCGAGCACGGCAACCGGCCCCGCACTCGGCATCTGGTGCTCAACCCGATCATCGACATCAACGGGGAGCGCGCGCAGGCGCGGTCGACGTTCGTCGTCATCCAGAACACCGAGACCATTGCGCTGCAGCCCATCGTGGCCGGGCGCTACGCGGACACGTTCGCCCTGGACGACACGGGGTGGCACTTCACCGAGCGGCGGGTGGACGTCGAGATGATCGGTGACGTGTCGGAACACCTCATGCTGGATCCGGACACCTTGCCCAAGTAA
- the tsaB gene encoding tRNA (adenosine(37)-N6)-threonylcarbamoyltransferase complex dimerization subunit type 1 TsaB: MTRTVLTIDTATPAVSAGVVRLSDGEAPATLAERVTIDARAHAEQLTPNIVAALGDAGITAGDLDAVVVGCGPGPFTGLRVGMASAAAFAHAIGVPVHGVCSLDAIGGDTRGDVLVVTDARRREVYWARYHDGARVAGPSVNAPADVPALLDAPVAAVAGSPAHTALFDLPVLEQVYPTPAGLVAAVADWDDPQPLVPLYLRRPDAKPSAAVKR, translated from the coding sequence GTGACGCGCACCGTCCTGACCATCGACACCGCGACCCCCGCCGTGAGCGCAGGCGTGGTGCGTCTGAGCGACGGCGAGGCGCCCGCGACGCTCGCCGAACGCGTGACCATCGACGCGCGGGCACACGCCGAGCAGTTGACGCCCAACATCGTCGCCGCGCTGGGTGACGCCGGGATCACCGCGGGCGATCTCGACGCCGTTGTCGTGGGATGCGGGCCCGGCCCGTTCACCGGCCTGCGCGTCGGTATGGCCAGCGCCGCGGCGTTCGCGCATGCCATCGGGGTCCCGGTGCACGGTGTGTGCAGCCTCGACGCGATCGGCGGAGACACCCGCGGCGACGTCCTCGTCGTCACCGACGCGCGCCGCCGCGAGGTGTACTGGGCGCGGTATCACGACGGCGCGCGCGTGGCGGGCCCGTCGGTGAACGCGCCCGCCGATGTACCCGCGCTGCTGGACGCGCCCGTCGCCGCGGTCGCCGGATCACCTGCCCACACCGCGTTGTTCGACCTGCCGGTACTGGAGCAGGTGTACCCGACGCCGGCCGGGCTGGTCGCTGCGGTCGCCGACTGGGACGATCCGCAACCGCTCGTGCCGCTGTACCTGCGCAGGCCCGACGCGAAACCGTCCGCGGCGGTGAAGCGATGA